The window GCTCGAGACACCGCAGTGGTGGTTTAGCCTCAACAGTCTGGAGCTTTCACAGCAGGGCTACGATTTAACCCAAGTACCTCGCTTCACCATCGGTAACTCGTTCCAGAGCCCATTCGATGTAAACAGTGAGGTTCGTATTGCGGAATTAACCCTGCATGGTCGCAACTGGGGGTATCTCTATACCTACATAGGGTTGCTGGCTCTGTGTTGGATCTTGTTCGGAGTGTGGGTTGCGCGGCTGCATACCAAAACCTTGATACAGTCGCTCAAGGAGAAAATGCAAAAAGACCGCCCGTTGATCGCCTATAAACAGCTCTCCCTCGAACCGCAAAAAGACAGGGAAAAAGAGAATATTCTGCGCTACATGGCAACCCAGTACGCAAACCCGGAGCTAAATCTTGACGTGGCTATATCCTCGCTCGCGGTGAGTCGCACCAAAATTAACGACGTGCTGAAGGCTGAGCTGGGTTATACGTTTAGCGCTTACCTGAACAAACTTCGCCTTACCGAAGCAGCGCGCCTGTTAGCCGAGAAAAAACACATCAGCGTGGCGGAAATAGCCTACTCGGTGGGGTATAGAAACGTACCCTATTTCAATAAACTCTTTAAAAGCGAGTACGGTT of the Teredinibacter turnerae T7901 genome contains:
- a CDS encoding helix-turn-helix domain-containing protein — its product is MLNFYKKVAIALVGMLVFSALTGLLCARYTFRHAPLLPHNRSFTPWSVEAVSDELQGGNSHIAIQETHFSLVFDFLLKEGAEFPYTAFALVFAPTGELDRYLNLSPYSHLTFSVQCSRENVLTFALFTVDPQVSDPNDISTYRLPTTFFSCYEQWTTVSIDLTRLETPQWWFSLNSLELSQQGYDLTQVPRFTIGNSFQSPFDVNSEVRIAELTLHGRNWGYLYTYIGLLALCWILFGVWVARLHTKTLIQSLKEKMQKDRPLIAYKQLSLEPQKDREKENILRYMATQYANPELNLDVAISSLAVSRTKINDVLKAELGYTFSAYLNKLRLTEAARLLAEKKHISVAEIAYSVGYRNVPYFNKLFKSEYGCTPKVFKQSYSDDG